One genomic window of Solanum dulcamara chromosome 10, daSolDulc1.2, whole genome shotgun sequence includes the following:
- the LOC129871315 gene encoding zinc finger CCCH domain-containing protein 30-like, which produces MNMNHLIVEIEDAFASLLEIAANNDIVACKRSMEHDLSSIHEVGLWYGHQKGSRQMVLEHRTPLMVASTYGSIDVLKLILSLPEVDVNQSSGRDKITALHCAASGGSLNAVEAVRLLLEAGADPNSEDANGNRPQDGIVVFPKFQSTKSSLETLLKSDAMGKCSLRVSTATSNSNSPPPLPSPGNRSPSSASDSISTPRSEKTNDTPVSCTSEKKEYPIDPSLPDIKNSIYSTDEFRMFSFKIRPCSRAYSHDWTECPFVHPGENARRRDPRKYHYSCVPCPEFRKGACQRGDMCEYAHGVFECWLHPAQYRTRLCKDGAMCNRRVCFFAHMQEELRPLYVSTGSAVPSPRSNTCAVNAMDFAATMGLIPGSPSSVRVMSPSTFTPPISPSANGISNMGWPQPNVPTLHLPGTNIQSSRLRSSLNARDLSMLPDFDVHQQQFPNEFSCLSQSSVNTNSLNRLVHPKTLTPSNLEDLFSAESSSPRYSDQALAQAVFSPTHKSAVLNQFQQQSMLSPINTNFSPKNVDNSLLQASFGVQTSGRMSPRGMEPISPMSSRVSMLGQREKQQQFRSLSSRDLGSTASAVIGFPTDTWSKWGSPSGNADWAVNTEEFGRLKRSSSFELANNGEGPDLSWVQTLVKESPQDLKDKAVSRVLGLSGSSEDSTSNSQIEKFDQLSAWMEQMKLDKLMAQ; this is translated from the coding sequence ATGAACATGAATCATCTGATTGTTGAAATTGAAGATGCTTTTGCTAGCTTGCTTGAAATAGCGGCCAACAATGACATAGTGGCGTGTAAAAGATCGATGGAGCATGATTTATCCAGTATTCATGAGGTAGGACTGTGGTATGGACACCAAAAGGGCTCAAGGCAAATGGTATTGGAGCATAGAACTCCTTTAATGGTTGCTTCTACATATGGCAGTATTGATGTCCTGAAACTGATTCTGTCATTACCTGAAGTTGATGTTAATCAGTCATCTGGCCGAGATAAGATCACTGCTCTTCATTGTGCCGCATCTGGTGGATCTCTGAATGCTGTTGAAGCTGTCAGACTGCTTTTAGAAGCTGGTGCTGACCCAAACTCTGAAGACGCCAATGGCAATCGTCCTCAGGATGGCATTGTTGTATTTCCAAAGTTTCAGTCAACGAAATCATCCCTGGAGACCCTTCTTAAAAGTGATGCAATGGGAAAGTGCAGCCTGAGGGTGTCAACAGCCACATCAAACTCAAATTCTCCACCACCTTTGCCTTCTCCTGGAAATAGATCACCTTCTTCTGCTTCAGACTCAATTTCTACTCCAAGGAGTGAAAAAACCAATGACACCCCTGTATCTTGTACATCAGAGAAGAAAGAGTACCCCATTGACCCCTCTTTGCCTGACATCAAAAACAGCATCTACTCTACAGATGAATTCAGAATGTTCTCGTTTAAGATCAGACCTTGCTCTCGTGCATACAGTCATGATTGGACTGAATGTCCATTTGTCCATCCTGGTGAAAATGCTCGAAGAAGGGATCCAAGGAAATATCACTACAGCTGTGTACCTTGCCCTGAGTTCCGCAAGGGAGCTTGTCAACGAGGGGACATGTGTGAATATGCTCATGGGGTTTTTGAGTGTTGGCTGCATCCTGCTCAGTATCGAACCCGACTTTGCAAAGATGGTGCAATGTGCAATAGAAGAGTTTGCTTCTTTGCCCACATGCAGGAAGAACTCAGACCCCTGTATGTCTCTACTGGTTCTGCTGTTCCCTCACCTCGCTCAAATACCTGTGCTGTGAATGCCATGGATTTTGCAGCAACCATGGGCCTTATTCCAGGTTCTCCTTCGTCAGTCCGTGTCATGTCCCCATCAACTTTCACTCCTCCAATATCTCCGTCTGCTAATGGCATTTCAAACATGGGTTGGCCTCAACCAAATGTTCCAACATTGCATCTTCCTGGCACCAATATCCAGTCGAGCCGCTTGAGGTCATCACTGAATGCAAGAGACTTGTCAATGTTGCCAGACTTTGATGTGCATCAACAGCAGTTTCCAAATGAATTCTCCTGCCTATCACAGTCCAGTGTGAATACAAATTCCTTGAACCGTTTAGTTCATCCTAAGACCCTAACTCCTTCAAATCTTGAGGATTTGTTTTCTGCGGAGAGCTCATCTCCTAGATATTCTGATCAGGCATTAGCTCAAGCAGTTTTCTCCCCTACCCATAAGTCTGCAGTTCTGAATCAATTCCAACAGCAGAGCATGTTATCTCCCATTAATACAAATTTTTCACCAAAAAATGTAGATAATTCTCTATTGCAGGCTTCGTTTGGGGTTCAAACGTCGGGAAGAATGTCACCCCGAGGAATGGAACCAATATCACCTATGAGTTCCCGTGTGTCAATGCTTGGTCAACGTGAGAAACAGCAGCAATTTAGGAGTCTTAGCTCTCGTGATCTTGGTTCCACTGCTTCTGCAGTTATTGGCTTTCCAACAGATACTTGGTCCAAGTGGGGATCCCCTTCTGGAAATGCAGATTGGGCTGTCAATACCGAGGAGTTTGGTAGGCTAAAGAGATCATCTTCGTTTGAGCTTGCTAACAATGGAGAAGGGCCTGATCTGTCGTGGGTTCAAACTCTCGTTAAAGAATCACCGCAGGACTTGAAAGACAAAGCTGTATCTCGTGTCTTAGGTCTCTCAGGTTCTAGTGAAGATTCTACTTCAAATTCCCAGATTGAGAAATTCGATCAATTGAGTGCGTGGATGGAGCAAATGAAACTTGATAAGCTAATGGCTCAGTAA